In Methanosphaera sp. ISO3-F5, a genomic segment contains:
- a CDS encoding FAD-dependent oxidoreductase: MRIVIVGAGAAGLTLASNIRKKDKKTEIIVFTKHNEIAYAPCAIPLVLGGCIESFDDIIMHDADYYQKKNIQIHLSTKVTSVDSANKSITYDEEEKTKTLTYDKLVLATGSDIITPEFDIDDMNNIYPLTTITDGKNIQKSIENKKEIIFISNLSIGIESAYELAKKEYNVTFLEQSPNILPLFLDEEISQKLVELNKGVNFETNAHIKCITTNDSKKEIHYNDKIISADVIILPNIKVPSTTLARQAGCEIGDFAVKINEYLETSVEDIYAIGDCVEVKSHITDTQTYSPAATTAVRQAMILAENITGNKITFNPVVNTVVSQVGNYYYASSGITESFANMIGMPVVTQTMDTKQKARYYPENNNLYIKMICKCDGTIVGCQMISKCDLSSKIDVLSFVITENLKCDELVQKEFSYTPSLASIINPLIKISMEISKKIG, encoded by the coding sequence ATGCGTATAGTTATTGTCGGAGCAGGTGCTGCAGGATTAACCTTAGCATCAAATATAAGAAAAAAAGATAAAAAAACTGAAATAATAGTATTTACTAAACATAACGAAATAGCATATGCCCCATGTGCCATTCCATTAGTTCTCGGAGGATGCATAGAATCATTTGATGATATAATAATGCATGATGCAGATTATTATCAAAAAAAGAACATACAAATTCATCTATCAACCAAAGTAACAAGTGTAGATTCAGCAAATAAATCCATAACTTATGACGAAGAGGAAAAAACAAAAACACTTACATATGATAAATTAGTACTAGCTACAGGATCAGATATTATAACTCCCGAGTTTGACATAGATGATATGAACAATATATATCCATTAACAACTATTACTGATGGAAAAAATATTCAAAAATCAATCGAAAATAAAAAAGAGATAATATTCATTTCAAACTTATCTATTGGTATTGAAAGTGCATACGAATTAGCAAAAAAAGAATATAATGTAACATTCCTAGAACAATCACCAAATATTTTACCATTATTCCTTGATGAAGAAATATCACAAAAACTAGTAGAATTAAATAAGGGAGTAAACTTTGAAACAAATGCCCATATAAAATGCATCACAACCAATGACTCTAAGAAAGAAATCCATTATAATGATAAGATCATATCCGCGGATGTAATCATATTACCAAACATTAAAGTTCCATCCACCACTCTAGCCAGACAAGCAGGCTGTGAAATTGGAGATTTTGCAGTTAAAATAAACGAATACCTTGAAACCAGCGTAGAAGATATTTATGCTATAGGTGATTGTGTAGAAGTAAAAAGTCATATAACAGATACACAAACATATTCACCAGCAGCAACCACAGCAGTTCGTCAGGCAATGATTCTAGCAGAAAATATAACAGGCAACAAGATAACCTTTAATCCTGTTGTAAATACAGTTGTCTCACAGGTAGGAAATTACTATTATGCATCAAGTGGTATAACAGAATCATTTGCAAACATGATAGGAATGCCCGTTGTAACACAAACCATGGATACAAAGCAAAAAGCAAGATATTACCCAGAAAATAATAACTTATATATTAAGATGATATGTAAATGTGACGGTACTATTGTGGGCTGTCAAATGATATCTAAATGTGACCTTTCATCTAAAATTGATGTTTTATCATTTGTAATAACAGAAAACTTGAAATGTGATGAACTTGTTCAAAAAGAATTTTCTTACACGCCATCATTAGCATCAATCATTAATCCTCTAATTAAGATATCAATGGAAATTTCTAAAAAAATAGGATGA
- a CDS encoding nucleotidyltransferase domain-containing protein, translating into MQDRFIIAKEFAEKIKSEYIKKIILFGSVARKEDEKDSDIDILIISNHREKIQNIIDDEIAWIMYDKQELISAHIMDEDLFNQTKNFTFLTNVLKDGVIIG; encoded by the coding sequence ATGCAGGACCGATTTATAATAGCTAAAGAATTTGCAGAAAAAATCAAATCAGAATACATTAAAAAGATTATACTTTTTGGTTCAGTAGCTCGTAAAGAAGATGAAAAAGATTCAGATATAGATATATTGATAATAAGTAACCATAGAGAAAAAATTCAAAATATTATTGATGATGAAATAGCATGGATTATGTATGATAAACAAGAACTAATTTCAGCACACATTATGGATGAAGACCTGTTTAACCAAACAAAAAACTTCACATTTTTAACAAATGTCCTAAAGGATGGTGTTATAATTGGATGA
- a CDS encoding HEPN domain-containing protein — protein sequence MKQNEKLNNSKVLYENKGYSDSVSLSYYAMFLSAKALLIKKKL from the coding sequence ATTAAGCAAAACGAAAAATTAAATAATAGTAAAGTGTTATATGAAAATAAAGGTTATTCTGATTCAGTTAGTTTATCATATTATGCAATGTTTTTATCAGCAAAAGCATTATTAATTAAAAAAAAACTGTAA
- a CDS encoding transposase has protein sequence MVSINNDIAQSELVFNTKDYNVPLDYKARFFVDFMEEFMDECGIKHCEKSVGRTSYSPRSMLKLIVYAKTNHVSSSEEIEDLALYHDMYKYVCDYITPSSRSIRRFKKDFKHIYNEI, from the coding sequence ATGGTTTCAATTAATAATGATATTGCACAGAGTGAATTGGTGTTTAATACTAAAGATTATAATGTTCCTCTTGATTATAAGGCTCGTTTTTTTGTTGATTTTATGGAAGAATTTATGGATGAATGTGGAATTAAACATTGTGAAAAAAGTGTAGGTAGAACTTCGTATAGTCCTCGTTCTATGTTAAAATTGATTGTTTATGCTAAAACTAATCATGTGAGTAGTTCTGAAGAAATTGAAGATTTGGCATTGTATCATGATATGTATAAGTATGTGTGTGATTATATTACACCCTCATCACGCTCAATTAGAAGGTTTAAAAAAGATTTTAAGCATATTTATAACGAAATATAA
- a CDS encoding ADP-ribosylglycohydrolase family protein: MEKDTIYSGIIGAAVADALGVPYEFSSRSKMKKHPATTMTGHGMYNQPVGTWSDDTSLTLATIDSITNSINLEDMMEKFCQWYLESKYTANGVVFDIGVTTREALINHIQYNIRATRCGLNGKRDNGNGSLMRILPITLYNHAKELTMKEQIKLIDSVSSLTHAHPISKASCNIYNMIIQEILNNKECDLKELIHRGIDRSRRYYENSMYPCFENLYNHVLECEEDELFSMGYVVNSLEVAVYCSYHSSSYSRSVLKAVNFGGDTDTNAMITGGLTGLYYGISSIPCEWMKKTAKIDFVKSLCDRFYESL, from the coding sequence ATGGAAAAAGATACAATATATTCTGGAATTATAGGAGCTGCAGTTGCTGATGCACTGGGAGTACCCTATGAATTTAGTTCACGTAGCAAGATGAAAAAACATCCTGCAACTACTATGACAGGCCATGGCATGTACAACCAGCCCGTGGGAACATGGAGTGATGACACATCATTAACCCTGGCAACAATAGACAGCATAACAAATTCAATAAACCTTGAAGACATGATGGAGAAATTTTGTCAATGGTACCTTGAATCAAAATACACAGCAAATGGAGTGGTATTTGATATAGGTGTAACAACACGGGAAGCATTGATAAATCATATTCAGTACAATATTAGAGCAACAAGGTGTGGATTAAACGGGAAACGAGATAATGGTAATGGTTCATTAATGAGAATACTGCCAATAACATTATATAATCATGCAAAAGAATTAACAATGAAAGAACAGATAAAACTTATAGATAGTGTATCTTCATTAACCCATGCACATCCTATAAGCAAGGCATCATGCAACATATATAACATGATTATACAGGAAATACTTAACAATAAGGAGTGTGACTTAAAAGAATTAATTCATAGAGGTATTGACAGATCAAGAAGATATTATGAAAACAGTATGTATCCCTGCTTTGAAAACTTATATAATCATGTATTAGAGTGTGAGGAAGATGAACTATTTAGTATGGGTTACGTGGTTAATTCTTTAGAGGTAGCTGTATATTGTTCATATCATTCCAGCAGTTATTCTAGGTCAGTTCTTAAGGCTGTGAATTTTGGAGGGGATACTGATACTAATGCTATGATTACTGGCGGATTAACCGGATTATATTATGGAATAAGTAGTATTCCATGTGAGTGGATGAAAAAAACTGCTAAAATTGATTTTGTGAAAAGTTTATGTGATAGGTTCTATGAAAGCCTCTGA
- a CDS encoding HNH endonuclease has product MMNSRKYLQTNLWTTDIRKRDKQQCFICGSRERLQVHHIYGVKDYGFLFSDISNGITLCEKCHCKYHQLYQEVNPYTWSQFLLKNEWNATSISINYDNGTVREFPLYPTRKEMSTTKPLLNNNIRNTIIHVVQTSGFDNGVTPIDWVNMLMEDVYGIESVETEAEVQYLVKREVFEKVGKRNIRMAV; this is encoded by the coding sequence ATGATGAATAGTAGAAAATATTTACAAACTAACCTATGGACAACAGACATACGAAAAAGGGACAAACAACAATGCTTCATCTGTGGATCAAGAGAAAGACTCCAAGTACACCATATTTATGGAGTAAAAGACTATGGATTTCTATTCTCAGACATATCCAATGGAATAACATTATGTGAAAAATGTCACTGCAAATACCATCAGTTATACCAGGAAGTAAACCCATACACATGGAGCCAATTCCTATTGAAAAATGAATGGAATGCCACGAGCATATCAATAAACTATGATAATGGAACAGTAAGAGAATTCCCATTATACCCCACTCGAAAAGAGATGAGTACAACCAAGCCATTGTTAAACAATAACATAAGAAACACGATAATACATGTTGTGCAGACAAGTGGATTTGATAATGGAGTAACACCTATTGACTGGGTGAACATGCTTATGGAAGATGTTTATGGCATAGAATCAGTTGAAACAGAGGCTGAAGTACAATACCTTGTTAAACGAGAAGTTTTTGAGAAAGTAGGAAAAAGAAACATACGAATGGCAGTATAA
- a CDS encoding type II toxin-antitoxin system RelE family toxin, whose product MEQKRDLKHFKKSNKKLYEKIKEGLYNIQIDPYNADNIQLKSNKCPKCRRYRVGNYRIIYYVNSSQKIIEIIKILFQEEMIILNIN is encoded by the coding sequence ATAGAGCAAAAAAGAGATTTAAAACATTTTAAAAAATCAAACAAGAAGCTCTATGAAAAAATTAAGGAAGGGTTGTACAATATACAAATAGATCCATATAATGCTGATAATATCCAATTAAAAAGTAATAAATGTCCAAAATGTAGAAGATACAGGGTTGGAAATTATCGTATAATATATTATGTTAATTCATCACAAAAAATTATTGAAATAATTAAAATATTATTCCAAGAAGAAATGATTATTCTCAATATTAATTAA
- a CDS encoding IS1182 family transposase translates to MVLQEDTIGQTFLLPKDIRTMIPDDHVCFFIEKLVNCVDFSEIDFQYVDTPGQKAYPAAMLVRIIILGTIYSIHSSRKLERIVRENIVFMYLAGFQTPVFSTIAAFKREHKEIIEKIFLETINYGHNKNLIDLDSISIDGSKTRAYANKYNNLTNEDVLKLLHIIRKGIITDMEENKALENRENKTVQNTNNTKEQIKEALREARNIKVKPDEKPKTIKKIKHEESQDEVDEEQQTLDIYRNKPMKNSMEHDESKFDEEMYELIDENDLNFCGKQILKQAIEHPETAYKQIRKLEKCKTELEKSGKNTVNYTDPEARKSPNKEGITQTGYNEQIVVDNKNGLIIAVDVTTDGNDQKQLIPMINQTQTNLQNALNLTNEESEQIMQNMDILADNGYYTNQTVHDIYEEGKYSILMPNREQAGKQKDCLRRNSQRKTNNNKKDGYGKHNMIKDEENYGYICPENKILPVKQVYPGKYTDRIIYYTSECSKCPSKKICLTNKMTGKVITDYTSDAKELLAYKFETPNGQAQYKKRMPMVEPRFAYNKYTLKYRQYHLLGVNNAKMQQTLMATAQNIVKIHNIEQKELTNNKKTINLN, encoded by the coding sequence ATGGTTTTACAAGAAGATACTATTGGTCAGACATTTTTGTTACCTAAGGATATACGTACTATGATTCCTGATGATCATGTTTGTTTTTTTATTGAAAAGCTTGTGAATTGTGTGGATTTTAGTGAGATTGATTTTCAGTATGTTGATACTCCTGGTCAGAAGGCTTATCCTGCGGCCATGTTGGTTCGTATCATTATCTTGGGTACTATTTATTCTATTCATAGTAGTCGTAAGTTGGAACGTATTGTTCGTGAGAATATAGTGTTTATGTATTTGGCTGGATTTCAAACCCCTGTTTTCAGCACTATCGCAGCTTTTAAACGCGAACACAAGGAGATTATAGAAAAAATTTTTCTTGAAACAATCAATTATGGACATAACAAAAATTTAATTGATTTAGACAGCATCAGCATTGATGGAAGTAAAACAAGAGCATATGCCAATAAATATAATAATTTAACCAATGAAGATGTACTAAAACTTTTACATATCATCCGTAAAGGCATTATTACGGATATGGAAGAAAATAAAGCTTTAGAAAACCGAGAAAACAAAACCGTACAAAATACAAACAATACCAAAGAACAAATCAAAGAAGCACTACGAGAAGCACGTAATATCAAAGTTAAACCAGATGAAAAACCAAAAACAATAAAGAAAATAAAACACGAAGAATCACAAGATGAAGTGGATGAAGAACAACAAACATTAGATATTTACCGTAATAAACCGATGAAAAACAGTATGGAGCATGATGAGAGCAAATTTGACGAAGAAATGTATGAACTAATCGATGAAAATGATTTAAACTTCTGTGGAAAACAAATACTAAAACAAGCCATAGAACACCCAGAAACAGCATACAAACAAATAAGAAAACTAGAAAAATGCAAAACAGAACTAGAAAAGAGTGGTAAAAATACCGTTAATTATACAGATCCAGAAGCACGTAAAAGTCCCAACAAAGAAGGAATAACACAAACCGGATACAACGAACAAATAGTAGTAGACAACAAAAACGGACTAATAATAGCAGTAGACGTAACCACAGATGGAAACGACCAAAAACAACTAATACCAATGATAAACCAGACACAAACAAACCTACAAAACGCCCTAAACCTAACAAATGAAGAATCAGAACAAATAATGCAAAACATGGATATACTAGCCGATAACGGATACTACACCAACCAAACAGTACACGATATCTATGAAGAAGGAAAATACTCCATATTAATGCCAAATAGAGAACAAGCAGGCAAACAAAAAGATTGTCTAAGACGAAACAGCCAAAGAAAAACCAACAATAACAAAAAAGACGGATACGGAAAACATAACATGATAAAAGACGAAGAAAACTACGGATACATCTGTCCAGAAAACAAAATACTACCTGTTAAACAAGTTTACCCTGGAAAATACACGGACAGAATAATATATTACACCAGTGAATGCAGCAAATGCCCATCCAAAAAGATCTGCTTAACCAACAAGATGACAGGTAAAGTAATAACAGATTACACAAGTGATGCCAAAGAACTACTGGCTTATAAATTCGAAACACCAAACGGACAAGCACAATACAAGAAGAGAATGCCAATGGTCGAACCACGATTCGCATACAACAAATACACACTAAAATACAGACAATACCACCTACTAGGAGTAAACAACGCAAAAATGCAACAAACACTCATGGCCACAGCACAAAACATAGTAAAAATACACAACATAGAACAAAAAGAACTAACAAACAATAAAAAGACAATAAATCTAAATTAA
- a CDS encoding flagellar protein, FliL has product MKTNNKIIIGIITIALLTILIYTGLTTQTTNNNTTNNTEINITVNNTNNTTDNQTSIKTSSQKKSKSTNKSNEPEIISDEIQYNYQRDDGSYYRQVEYADGNFRQIDTNGKIIGSSFENDHVDSPSME; this is encoded by the coding sequence ATGAAAACTAATAACAAGATAATAATCGGAATAATTACAATAGCCCTCCTTACAATACTAATATACACAGGCCTCACAACACAAACAACAAATAATAACACAACAAACAATACTGAGATAAACATAACAGTTAACAATACAAACAATACAACAGACAACCAGACAAGCATTAAAACATCCTCACAAAAAAAATCCAAATCAACAAATAAATCCAATGAACCAGAGATAATAAGCGATGAAATACAATATAATTATCAGAGAGATGACGGTAGTTATTATAGGCAAGTAGAATATGCTGATGGAAACTTCAGACAAATCGATACTAATGGAAAAATTATAGGTTCATCCTTTGAAAATGACCATGTTGACTCACCATCAATGGAATAA
- a CDS encoding transposase, with the protein MDVKQKRQKKLSYNLQSAAEYTSKLILAVHVSNKATDHYQLPPTVVKAINNSPVPLNKISADTGYHNEISMSILEKYELDGYILNRKQAKENKKKYNPNPFHKDNMIEIEGTNAFLCFNNELLFFKYKYIVKNNAKKEDTDPYEIKRIYNNPEACYMCPYKKLCFTDSHVHRQITEYGSEYSQQMKYKLETKEGKEEYQKRGKTVEAPFGTLKQQYHINQLPFINKQNVKNIINLYSIAYNLNRIFEIIHIDLDENNEYQTFKKEKIKEYKTIP; encoded by the coding sequence TTGGATGTTAAACAAAAAAGGCAAAAAAAATTATCATACAACCTACAATCAGCAGCAGAATACACCAGTAAGTTAATACTAGCTGTACATGTTTCCAATAAAGCAACTGACCATTATCAACTACCTCCAACAGTAGTAAAAGCCATAAACAACAGTCCAGTACCACTTAATAAAATTAGTGCAGATACAGGATATCACAACGAAATAAGCATGAGTATACTGGAAAAATACGAATTAGACGGATATATTCTCAATCGAAAACAAGCAAAAGAAAATAAAAAGAAATACAACCCCAACCCATTCCATAAAGACAACATGATAGAAATAGAAGGAACCAATGCATTCTTATGTTTCAACAATGAACTATTATTCTTCAAATACAAATACATAGTAAAAAATAATGCTAAAAAAGAAGACACAGACCCTTATGAAATAAAAAGAATATATAATAACCCAGAAGCTTGTTATATGTGCCCTTACAAAAAATTATGCTTCACAGACAGCCACGTACACAGACAAATAACAGAATACGGATCAGAATACTCACAACAAATGAAATACAAACTAGAAACAAAAGAAGGAAAAGAAGAATATCAAAAAAGAGGAAAAACAGTAGAAGCACCCTTCGGAACACTCAAACAACAATACCACATCAACCAACTACCATTCATAAACAAACAAAACGTAAAAAACATAATAAACCTATACAGCATAGCATACAACTTAAACAGAATATTCGAAATAATACACATAGATTTAGATGAAAATAACGAATATCAAACATTTAAAAAAGAAAAAATCAAAGAATACAAAACAATACCCTGA